One Glycine max cultivar Williams 82 chromosome 3, Glycine_max_v4.0, whole genome shotgun sequence DNA window includes the following coding sequences:
- the LOC100814473 gene encoding putative uridine kinase C227.14 — translation MQIMCHLETAVTGEHLLRQVLSAEKEQVHVVEGSRVDELYDTLVTRLLPSVSVSSNPNHKLLVGLAGPPGAGKSTLAHEVARRINKLWPEKASSFDSLVEPPDVAIVVPMDGFHLYRFELDAMENLEEAHARRGAPWTFNPLGLLTYLKNLRSHGSVYVPSFDHGVGDPVKMWSTHQLKVVIVEGNYLLLEDGQWKEISSLFDEKWYIDIDIDEAMQRVLKRHISTGKPPDIAKQRMENNDSLNAELIMKSKKNADIIIESVDF, via the exons CACTTGCTTCGCCAG GTTTTATCTGCTGAAAAGGAACAAGTTCACGTTGTAGAGGGAAG CCGTGTTGATGAGTTATATGATACATTGGTTACACGTCTTCTGCCTTCAGTGTCAGTGTCATCAAATCCTAATCACAA GCTTTTAGTTGGGCTGGCTGGTCCTCCTGGTGCTGGAAAAAGCACTCTAGCACATGAAGTAGCCAGACGTATAAACAAACTTTGGCCAGAGAAAGCTTCTTCCTTTGACTCTCTGGTTGAACCTCCAGATGTTGCTATTGTGGTTCCCATGGATGGTTTTCATCTTTATCGTTTTGAACTAGACGCAATGGAG AATCTCGAGGAAGCACATGCCAGAAGGGGAG CTCCCTGGACATTCAATCCATTGGGACTACTTACATATCTCAAGAATCTGAGAAGTCAT ggaTCAGTTTATGTACCATCATTTGACCATGGTGTTGGGGACCCAGTTAAGATGTGGTCCACTCATCA GCTCAAGGTTGTTATTGTAGAAGGTAACTATTTGCTCTTGGAAGATGGGCAATGGAAGGAGATATCTTCTTTGTTTGACGAGAAATG GTATATTGATATTGACATTGACGAAGCAATGCAGCGAGTTTTAAAGAGGCATATTTCAACTG GCAAGCCTCCAGACATTGCTAAACAGCGG atggagaacAACGACAGTCTTAATGCAGAACTTATAATGAAGTCCAAGAAAAATGCTGATATAATAATCGAGTCAGTTGATTTCTGA